Part of the Oceanispirochaeta sp. genome, AGGAGCAGAAAAATGGTTTCTTCAAAACCGAATCTTTTTTCCTTTTGAAAACCCTTTGTCAGGTCCTTAACATCGATACCACGATAACGGAGAACTCCTTTGACCGGGACTTTGTCTCCCTCTTCCATTATGTATCCATGAACATCCCCGATTTCTGTTAGACCTACCAGAACCCCCGTCCCATCGGGATTCCGAAGTCCTCTTTTTACATTATAACGTTCGTAGAGATCCAGCGGGATTCTATTGTGAGTATCCATGATACCTGAATACTTCTTAAGGAACTGTTCGTGCTTTTCATTCTTTTCATTCTTTTCCATGGTCTCTTTCTCCGAAATTAGCGTTTTTTGTATAATAATTCAAAAATGCTGTGGGATTTTTCCTTTCCCTTGCGTTCAAACTTTGTAAAAGGCCTCCACTTCTGAGGTTCTGCATAATTTTCATATTCACTGAGTAAAAGCTTTTGATTTCCAAAAACTTGGAGCATTTGTTCAGCATAATCTTCCCAGTCGGTTACGGCGTAAATATATCCTCCGGGAACCAATTTATCAATCAAAAGAGAGACAAACTCATCCTGAATTATCCGCCTTTTATGATGCTTCTTTTTAGGCCAGGGATCCGGAAAGAATATATGAAATCCATTCACACTGTAATTCTGAATCATTTGTCCCAGGACTTCCACAGCATCATGCTCAATCACCTTGAGATTCTCTATACCTTCCCTGTCAATGTGGTCCAGAAGCTTGCCAATGCCGGGTTTGTAAACTTCTATACCTATATAATCTTTTTCAGGGTTTTCAAGAGCCGTTTTATAAGTGGCATCACCCATTCCAAAGCCAATCTCAATGATTAATTCCCGAGGGGGAACGTCTTGTGCCGGGAATTGAAGGATGGTTTCCTGATAAGGGTAGGAATACCTGTCAATTAATCTTGAATAAGCTGATTGCAGCGCCGTGCTCATACGTCCAGCTCTTAGCACATAACTTTTAATTTTTCTAATATTATTTTCCATTTTGAAAGTTTATAGATACCCTAATCTTTTGGCAAGATTATTCTTATTC contains:
- the trmB gene encoding tRNA (guanosine(46)-N7)-methyltransferase TrmB, yielding MSTALQSAYSRLIDRYSYPYQETILQFPAQDVPPRELIIEIGFGMGDATYKTALENPEKDYIGIEVYKPGIGKLLDHIDREGIENLKVIEHDAVEVLGQMIQNYSVNGFHIFFPDPWPKKKHHKRRIIQDEFVSLLIDKLVPGGYIYAVTDWEDYAEQMLQVFGNQKLLLSEYENYAEPQKWRPFTKFERKGKEKSHSIFELLYKKR